A single genomic interval of Helianthus annuus cultivar XRQ/B chromosome 13, HanXRQr2.0-SUNRISE, whole genome shotgun sequence harbors:
- the LOC110899192 gene encoding far upstream element-binding protein 2, whose product MADDSHYPSSGDSASVKRKYEDVGPPPSSARRPTGFSAPDSAPSYNNVPPPMDEIQLAKQKAQEIAARIFNNAEAKRSKFDNDGTAGGGGWDASDARDFSSGPTDMGHAAASIPSSYGGYAANSSKKIEIPNGKVGVIIGKAGETIKYLQMQSGAKIQITRDMDADPHSQTRDVEITGTADSIAKAEQLIKDVLAEAESGGSGTVSRRVSGQSGGGEQFVMKIPNKKVGLVIGKGGETIKSMQATTGARIQVIPLHLPPGDTSTERTVQIDGTSDQIEAAKQMVNEVISENRARNPMGGGYSQQGYQAQPPTSWAPPGQQMQQQGGYGYYGQPGAYPGQAAYTQQPYGGGYAAGWDQSSAQQTAQGGGGGGYDYYGQQQSQQTQPPGGPGSTDTSAYGYGQQGQGYGQDGYYQHGYGNPSSGYNTAGQTDGQTAGYGAQGDNASQAPPTSAPQSGYGQQPSSNPSYPPQGSGQPGYGSQPSGYGGYGPPPTQKPPVSQPTNGQSPSATGYAQPAYGAPPTYGATGYGQPPYGAPPAGQPSYGGQQPPAYGGGYQQPPAYSSDAAASQAAPPVPKASPQQN is encoded by the exons ATGGCTGACGACTCCCACTACCCATCCAGCGGCGACTCCGCCTCCGTCAAACGCAAGTACGAAGACGTCGGACCTCCGCCTTCCTCCGCCCGTCGCCCCACCGGATTCTCCGCCCCCGACTCTGCTCCGTCCTACAACAACGTACCTCCACCTATGGACGAGATCCAGCTCGCCAAACAGAAGGCTCAGGAGATCGCCGCGCGTATCTTTAACAACGCCGAAGCTAAGAGATCCAAGTTTGATAACGACGGAACcgctggtggtggtggttgggaTGCCAGTGATGCCAGAGACTTCAGTTCTGGTCCTACTG ATATGGGACATGCTGCTGCTTCAATTCCTTCTAGTTACGGTGGCTATGCAGCAAACTCAAGCAAAAAAATCGAGATCCCAAATGGCAAAGTTGGTGTCATTATTGGGAAAGCTGGGGAAACCATTAAGTATCTTCAAATGCAATCTGGGGCAAAGATCCAGATCACCAGGGATATGGATGCAGACCCACATTCACAGACTAGAGACGTTGAGATCACAGGTACCGCAGATTCTATAGCAAAAGCCGAGCAGTTGATTAAGGATGTTCTTGCTGAG gCCGAGTCCGGGGGTTCTGGCACAGTTTCTAGAAGGGTGAGTGGTCAGTCAGGTGGGGGTGAACAATTTGTGATGAAAATTCCAAACAAGAAG GTTGGTCTTGTTATCGGTAAAGGGGGTGAGACGATAAAAAGTATGCAAGCCACTACAGGAGCGCGTATTCAG GTGATACCGCTACACCTGCCCCCCGGAGATACATCAACCGAGAGGACCGTACAGATAGATGGAACAAGTGATCAGATCGAGGCTGCAAAACAAATGGTTAATGAAGTAATTAGCGAG AATCGTGCAAGAAATCCAATGGGCGGCGGATACTCTCAGCAAGGTTATCAAGCCCAACCACCCACTAGTTGGGCGCCACCTGGCCAACAAAtgcagcaacagggtggctatggCTACTACGGTCAACCTGGTGCATACCCTGGTCAGGCTGCTTATACCCAGCAGCCATATGGAGGTGGGTATGCCGCCGGCTGGGACCAGTCGTCAGCTCAGCAGACTGCtcagggtggtggtggtggtggttatgaTTACTATGGTCAGCAACAAAGTCAACAGACCCAACCACCTGGTGGACCAGGCTCTACAGATACATCAGCTTACGGTTATGGTCAACAAGGTCAAGGTTACGGCCAGGATGGATATTATCAACATGGTTATGGTAATCCCTCATCTGGATATAATACTGCGGGTCAAACCGATGGTCAAACTGCGGGGTATGGGGCTCAGGGTGATAATGCTAGTCAAGCTCCTCCAACTTCTGCACCTCAATCTGGTTACGGTCAGCAGCCTAGTTCAAACCCGAGCTATCCACCTCAGGGTTCTGGTCAACCAGGGTATGGAAGTCAACCTTCTGGATACGGTGGTTATGGACCTCCTCCGACACAAAAGCCACCCGTCAGCCAACCTACTAACGGGCAGTCACCCAGTGCAACCGGCTATGCTCAACCGGCATACGGTGCACCACCTACTTATGGTGCTACAGGATATGGCCAACCGCCATATGGTGCACCACCTGCTGGTCAGCCAAGCTATGGGGGACAACAACCGCCAGCGTATGGCGGTGGATACCAACAGCCTCCTGCTTATTCTTCTGATGCAGCGGCGTCTCAGGCAGCTCCACCTGTTCCCAAAGCTTCACCGCAGCAGAATTAA